The Nitrospira tepida genome includes a window with the following:
- a CDS encoding TonB-dependent receptor plug domain-containing protein, with protein sequence MPHPSLPLALSLTSSVVILSLGLAGCTATNERPPQQTLAAEERQPAAFPDQRCQAASRDRGYVEPCVSVNSRDPNTPVRDIPGSSQVINRQLIEDQRALTVGDALRNVSGVQGR encoded by the coding sequence ATGCCACATCCATCTCTGCCACTCGCTCTGTCACTCACGTCATCTGTCGTGATCCTGTCGCTGGGCCTAGCCGGCTGCACGGCCACGAATGAGCGACCCCCTCAGCAGACCTTGGCTGCTGAGGAGCGGCAGCCGGCCGCTTTTCCCGACCAGCGTTGTCAGGCGGCCAGTCGGGACAGGGGCTATGTCGAACCCTGTGTGTCGGTCAACTCGCGCGATCCAAATACCCCGGTCCGCGATATTCCGGGATCGTCCCAGGTCATCAACCGCCAGCTCATCGAGGATCAACGGGCCTTGACCGTCGGCGATGCGCTCCGCAACGTGAGCGGCGTCCAGGGCCGGTAG
- a CDS encoding TA system VapC family ribonuclease toxin codes for MSDSIDVNILLYASDQTSPHHEAAREFLTRRTADPEPFCLTWPVLMAYLRIATHPRIFRNPLSPDEALGNIEALLAYPHVRVLAEEDGFLQVYREATGHLKARGNLVPDAHVATLLRQHDVRRLYTMDADFKKFPFLETRDPFA; via the coding sequence GTGAGCGACTCGATCGACGTCAACATTCTGCTGTACGCCTCCGATCAAACCAGTCCGCATCACGAGGCGGCGCGTGAATTTCTGACGCGTCGAACTGCGGACCCTGAACCATTCTGTCTCACCTGGCCCGTGCTGATGGCGTACCTTCGAATCGCAACCCACCCGCGTATCTTCCGTAACCCGTTGTCGCCCGATGAGGCATTGGGCAACATCGAAGCCCTTTTGGCGTACCCGCATGTGCGCGTCCTGGCAGAAGAGGATGGTTTTCTCCAGGTGTATCGGGAAGCGACCGGACACCTGAAGGCGCGAGGCAATCTCGTTCCGGACGCGCACGTGGCGACCCTCCTACGGCAGCACGATGTGCGACGGCTCTACACCATGGATGCCGATTTCAAGAAGTTTCCGTTTCTTGAGACGCGCGACCCGTTTGCATGA
- a CDS encoding RNA polymerase sigma factor, whose amino-acid sequence MSTEESTAWPESPQRSLLETFRLCGGELQRFLARRLGCPDTAADLVQETFVRLAQLPPAQQPDNPRAFLFRVAANLAVDHQRRLRYAARYEVWDEAGIETADERPSAEAEVLSKEQVGRLHRAIAELPPKCRDVFILHKFHHLSYADVAKRLGITKSTVVKHMIKALDYCRRRVEEEPL is encoded by the coding sequence ATGAGTACGGAGGAATCGACCGCCTGGCCGGAATCGCCACAACGTTCTCTGCTGGAGACCTTCCGGCTGTGCGGCGGCGAGTTGCAGCGATTTCTCGCTCGCCGCCTGGGATGTCCCGATACCGCCGCTGATCTGGTCCAGGAAACCTTTGTGCGGCTCGCACAACTGCCGCCGGCGCAGCAGCCCGATAATCCTCGCGCGTTTCTGTTCCGGGTCGCCGCCAATCTCGCCGTGGATCACCAGCGCCGGTTGCGCTATGCCGCCCGCTACGAGGTATGGGACGAGGCGGGCATCGAGACGGCCGATGAGCGTCCCTCGGCCGAAGCCGAAGTCTTGAGCAAAGAGCAGGTCGGGCGGCTGCACCGGGCCATCGCCGAGCTGCCGCCCAAGTGCCGCGACGTGTTCATCCTTCACAAGTTCCACCATCTGAGCTATGCGGACGTGGCGAAGCGGCTCGGCATCACCAAGAGCACCGTGGTCAAACATATGATCAAAGCGCTGGACTATTGCCGGCGGCGCGTTGAGGAGGAGCCGCTGTGA
- a CDS encoding FecR family protein, translated as MTDRSRETPAEAATRWLVLLQADDARAEHRREFAEWLAADPAHRLAYREAERFWDQLDVLPEPDIQAMGALLSPRASGPDRAGAAAPRRVGWVGAWRRAALLSAAAALAALCLVSLIQTWHLGADYRTATGEQRSVTLNDGSTVHLNTATALSVEITPAARRLVLHEGEAFFSVAPDTRRPFEVVAGGGTIRALGTAFNVRADGGQVVVTVTEHAVRVIGHRAAVDVPEGRRLSYGSAGSFSLVETADLDRALAWRRHRLVFEHQPLAEVIAEVNRYRRGWIVLRDPSLQRLPVTAVFDIRRTQQALQTIEETLPIRTVAVTDRLVLLSRKTGPSSP; from the coding sequence ATGACCGACAGGTCTCGGGAGACGCCCGCGGAGGCGGCGACACGGTGGCTCGTGTTGTTGCAAGCCGACGACGCCAGAGCCGAACACCGGCGGGAATTCGCCGAATGGCTCGCCGCCGATCCGGCTCACCGGCTGGCGTATCGGGAGGCCGAGCGGTTCTGGGACCAGCTCGACGTCCTCCCCGAGCCGGACATTCAGGCGATGGGCGCGCTGCTGTCGCCTCGTGCCTCGGGCCCCGACAGGGCGGGCGCCGCAGCCCCACGGCGCGTCGGCTGGGTTGGCGCGTGGCGGCGGGCTGCCCTGCTCAGCGCTGCCGCCGCCTTGGCGGCCCTGTGTCTGGTGAGCCTGATCCAAACCTGGCATCTCGGAGCGGACTACCGCACGGCCACCGGCGAACAGCGGTCCGTCACGCTGAACGACGGATCGACGGTCCATCTCAATACCGCCACGGCCCTGTCGGTGGAGATTACCCCGGCCGCCCGCCGGTTGGTCCTGCACGAAGGCGAAGCCTTCTTTTCCGTTGCGCCGGATACCCGGCGTCCCTTCGAGGTCGTGGCGGGGGGCGGCACGATTCGCGCCCTGGGGACGGCGTTCAATGTGCGAGCCGATGGAGGGCAGGTCGTCGTGACGGTCACCGAGCATGCCGTCCGCGTTATCGGCCATCGCGCAGCGGTTGACGTGCCGGAAGGCCGGCGTCTCTCGTACGGGTCGGCCGGCTCGTTCAGCCTTGTCGAGACGGCGGATCTCGACCGAGCGCTCGCCTGGCGGCGCCATCGCCTTGTCTTCGAGCATCAGCCGCTGGCCGAGGTCATTGCGGAGGTAAACCGATACCGCCGCGGGTGGATCGTGCTGCGTGACCCATCCCTGCAACGGCTTCCCGTGACGGCCGTCTTCGATATCCGCAGGACCCAACAGGCGCTCCAGACCATCGAAGAAACCCTTCCGATCCGAACGGTGGCCGTCACCGACCGGCTGGTGCTGCTGTCGCGTAAGACCGGGCCGTCTTCCCCCTGA
- a CDS encoding TonB-dependent siderophore receptor, protein MAHRSRLVFISFLLGLVVHAGFALETSAQQRIPFNIPPQSLSSALLQFSETANVELLVDASLTSARESPGVTGTYTAEEALSALLAGTGLTHRFTSGGAVTLVEAPAMPVAPSAAPPEGPSGLSPRADGTTGKPVKLPEVLVKDVREREDAASYVAEETSTSTKSDTPLIETPQSITVITRERMNAQEVNTIAEALRYTAGVQGEPFGFEPRFTFLRFRGFDATQNGLFKDGLQLRNPGFAVSYNLEPYGAERIDVLRGPASFLYGQGSPGGLLNYITKRPTGQTFHELQFLTGSFSRYEGRLDLGGRVNDSDALAFRLTGLFRESGTQIDQVPNDRIYIAPALTWRAAPGTKITFFAHFQKDQLGSSQALPAEGTLRVNPNGSIPAARFTGFPDIEKQNRTESSVGYELQHRLATDWDFVQKLRYSMTELDLMNIFSSSFGADRRTVGRGAFGSLGTLNALAIDNQVHGRFSTGPFQHLVLGGLDFQRITVKLRQTFGAASDIDIFNRFDYGAPFPLPSLFLDQHVTQWQTGLYLQDQIKFYDKWLLTVGGRHDWANNDTQDNLTPSASQSQDDRKATGRAALTYLFDFGLAPYVSYSTFFLPSIGLNQSGQPFSPETGRQYEVGIKYQPPGSRSFFTAALFDLTRENYVQTDPGTFLPVQRGKARSRGLELEGLASFDSGIDLIASYTLLDNEVMESADPTEKGKRLTQTPAQFGSLWVKYTVPDGTWKGFGIGGGARYTGYTYSDVANQFRVPSFVVGDAVIDYTWRRYRFALNISNIFNHDAFSCFDRGGTNFCVFGERRTVVGTVAYRW, encoded by the coding sequence ATGGCGCATCGGAGCCGTTTGGTCTTCATCAGTTTCCTGCTGGGCCTCGTCGTTCATGCCGGGTTCGCTTTGGAGACATCCGCTCAGCAACGTATACCCTTCAACATTCCGCCGCAGTCCTTGTCCTCGGCGCTGCTTCAGTTCTCGGAAACTGCGAATGTGGAATTGCTGGTAGACGCCTCGCTCACCAGCGCGCGCGAAAGTCCGGGGGTGACGGGAACGTATACGGCGGAAGAGGCGCTGAGCGCCCTCCTGGCAGGCACGGGTCTCACCCATCGATTCACAAGCGGCGGAGCCGTAACCCTCGTGGAAGCGCCGGCCATGCCGGTGGCCCCGTCCGCTGCGCCGCCTGAAGGTCCGTCCGGCCTGTCGCCTCGCGCGGACGGGACGACGGGAAAACCGGTCAAGCTACCGGAAGTGCTGGTCAAAGACGTCCGTGAACGAGAGGATGCCGCCTCCTATGTGGCGGAGGAGACGAGCACTTCGACCAAGAGCGACACGCCGCTCATCGAGACCCCGCAGTCCATCACCGTGATCACGCGCGAACGGATGAACGCCCAGGAAGTCAATACCATCGCGGAAGCCTTGCGCTACACGGCCGGCGTCCAGGGCGAGCCGTTCGGATTCGAGCCGCGGTTCACCTTCCTGCGGTTCCGCGGATTCGACGCGACGCAGAACGGATTGTTCAAGGACGGGCTCCAGCTCCGCAATCCGGGCTTCGCGGTCAGTTACAACCTCGAGCCCTACGGCGCCGAGCGGATCGACGTGCTCCGCGGGCCGGCCTCCTTCCTCTACGGACAGGGCAGCCCCGGCGGTTTGTTGAACTACATCACGAAGCGGCCGACGGGACAGACGTTCCATGAACTGCAATTCCTGACCGGCAGTTTCAGCCGGTACGAAGGCCGGCTCGATCTCGGCGGCCGGGTCAACGACAGCGACGCGCTCGCGTTCAGATTGACCGGCCTCTTCCGCGAAAGCGGCACGCAGATCGATCAGGTGCCGAACGATCGGATCTACATCGCGCCCGCGCTGACGTGGCGGGCGGCCCCCGGCACCAAGATCACGTTCTTTGCGCACTTTCAGAAAGATCAGCTCGGTTCCTCCCAGGCCTTGCCGGCCGAGGGCACGTTGCGGGTCAATCCCAACGGGAGCATTCCGGCCGCCCGGTTCACGGGCTTCCCCGATATTGAAAAGCAAAACAGAACGGAATCATCGGTCGGGTATGAATTGCAGCATCGTCTGGCCACGGACTGGGATTTCGTCCAGAAGCTCCGCTACAGCATGACCGAACTCGACCTCATGAACATCTTCAGCAGCAGCTTCGGAGCGGACCGCCGCACTGTCGGGAGAGGCGCCTTCGGATCGCTCGGCACATTGAACGCGCTGGCCATTGACAACCAAGTGCACGGCCGATTCTCGACCGGGCCGTTCCAGCACCTGGTGCTGGGCGGCTTGGACTTCCAGCGGATCACGGTGAAGTTGCGGCAAACGTTCGGCGCCGCCTCCGACATCGATATTTTCAACCGGTTCGATTACGGCGCGCCCTTTCCGTTGCCCTCCCTGTTCCTGGACCAACACGTCACCCAATGGCAGACGGGTCTCTATCTGCAGGATCAGATCAAGTTCTACGACAAGTGGCTGCTGACCGTGGGCGGACGTCATGACTGGGCGAACAACGACACGCAGGACAACCTTACGCCGTCGGCCAGCCAGAGCCAGGACGACCGCAAAGCCACCGGCCGGGCGGCCTTGACGTACCTCTTCGATTTCGGGCTGGCGCCATACGTCAGCTATTCCACGTTCTTCCTGCCGTCGATCGGTCTGAACCAATCGGGGCAGCCCTTTTCGCCGGAGACCGGCCGGCAATATGAAGTCGGCATCAAGTACCAGCCCCCGGGGTCACGCAGCTTCTTCACCGCGGCGTTGTTCGACCTCACGAGAGAAAATTACGTGCAGACCGATCCGGGGACGTTTCTCCCGGTGCAACGGGGCAAGGCGCGCTCGCGCGGGCTTGAACTGGAAGGACTGGCGAGCTTCGACTCGGGCATCGACCTGATCGCCAGCTATACGCTGCTCGACAATGAAGTGATGGAGAGCGCCGATCCGACCGAGAAGGGCAAGCGGCTGACCCAAACTCCCGCGCAGTTCGGCTCGCTCTGGGTCAAGTACACGGTTCCGGACGGAACCTGGAAGGGGTTCGGGATCGGCGGCGGCGCGCGGTACACG